The Sebastes umbrosus isolate fSebUmb1 chromosome 4, fSebUmb1.pri, whole genome shotgun sequence genome has a window encoding:
- the tshz3a gene encoding teashirt homolog 3 encodes MPRRKQEAPKRAAAYSPEELTEHTVVEDEEAEADDLPSAPQDDLPMKDEFVEKSAGPAKEQACDQESAGAAELSGQEMDSESHVSETSDRLSDFESPSTKAELVTTPLNGGTKTPPIGMDTLEQMKVIYSSFLTGPLWSPLNFNSTPPQVQTTPASTEKPARSNSTSSSSSCSSGSYDWHQSAVAKTLQQHPPQSRHPAHCEPSLFSTVQLHRQNPKLFGSIFTGASKFRCKGCSAAYDTLVELTVHMNDTGHYRDDNHDRAGGGSKRWSKPRKRSLMEMEGKEDAQKVLKCMYCGHSFESLQDLSVHMIKTKHYQKVPLKEPMAPVAAKIMSKKRGLVGLDLTAALPRSREGTPKSKHPQADLSEPSQKASSSPYTTPNNRYGHQNGASYTWQFESNKFQILKCMECGSSHNTLQELRAHMMVTGHFLRVTSSVGKRIKTLPEATSPNPGRVATPTEQRVQSVPLAPSTFSPPPLQTTTTPPAASPPLREIKKEEVEEECTQQEAVGNEKQVARALVGKEEDGEKEEKYDISKYSYLTEEDLKESPKGGFDILKSLENTVTSAINKAQSGNPSWGGYPSIHAAYQFPSALKLQQASMEKNSPLKFLFNGGDGVLSALAKNQPLISPPLGQSSPFPSNNFQAMEDLVKKVTEKVAKVEQRVKQLSPKMENHLSPCGSEAGESHKGGEADSPREWRAATPANSDRGSHSDRASPATEPKRETAVESPLASTLRCSTAIITGHTPPEQPFVNPLSALQSVMNIHLGKAAKPSLPNQDPLSLLSRLSQSMAERAAVAAPPSQTKKPESVVDNSFCQPSDDQPMDLTKGKSDRGGSVGSAPLTPSSTASSISPASLVTPAKLTVVSPYTSSSPLHENALSDISDMLRNLTQSHHVPKPASRSRVTDKAEIVGATHDDDDASLHGHKRKGRHSNWNPQHLLLLQAHFASSLRQTSEGKYIINDLSPQERMHVSRFTGLSMTTISHWLANVKYQLRRTGRTKFLKNLDSGQPVFFCSDCASQIRTPAAYVCHLEAHLGFRIRDLAKLSPKQTVRDSHTLTEKLVPLESFLSPQSHDDSSSNGTVFRCQLCVRKFATKHAIKLHLSKSHGKSPEDHLLYVSEVEKH; translated from the exons ATGCCACGGAGGAAACAAGAAGCGCCGAAGCGCGCAGCAG CCTATTCTCCCGAGGAGCTGACAGAGCACACTGtggtggaggatgaggaggcgGAAGCAGACGACCTGCCCTCAGCCCCTCAGGATGACCTTCCCATGAAAGATGAGTTTGTGGAGAAAAGCGCCGGGCCTGCCAAGGAGCAGGCATGTGACCAGGAATCAGCCGGGGCCGCGGAGCTCTCGGGACAAGAGATGGACAGTGAGTCACATGTGAGTGAGACCAGTGACCGGCTCTCAGACTTTGAGAGCCCCTCAACAAAAGCCGAGTTGGTCACAACGCCTCTGAATGGCGGCACTAAAACACCTCCCATAGGCATGGACACCTTAGAACAAATGAAGGTTATCTACTCCAGCTTCCTGACCGGCCCCTTGTGGTCACCGCTGAACTTTAATTCCACGCCGCCACAGGTGCAGACGACGCCGGCTTCCACGGAGAAGCCGGCTCGCAGCAACAGCaccagtagcagtagtagctgCAGCAGCGGTAGCTATGACTGGCACCAGTCGGCAGTGGCAAAGACTCTACAGCAGCATCCTCCACAGAGCCGTCACCCGGCTCACTGTGAGCCCAGCCTCTTTAGTACGGTCCAGCTCCACAGGCAAAACCCAAAGCTGTTTGGCTCAATCTTCACCGGGGCCAGTAAATTCCGCTGTAAGGGCTGTAGCGCTGCTTATGACACCCTGGTGGAGCTGACCGTTCACATGAATGATACAGGCCACTACCGCGATGACAACCACGACAGGGCAGGCGGTGGCTCCAAGCGCTGGTCTAAACCACGTAAGCGATCcctgatggagatggaggggaAGGAGGACGCCCAGAAAGTTTTGAAGTGCATGTATTGTGGCCACTCCTTTGAGTCGCTCCAGGATCTCAGTGTCCACATGATCAAGACCAAACACTACCAGAAAGTGCCTCTGAAGGAGCCCATGGCCCCCGTGGCAGCCAAAATCATGTCTAAGAAAAGGGGACTCGTGGGGTTGGACCTCACCGCTGCCTTGCCACGTTCTAGAGAAGGAACCCCCAAATCTAAGCACCCGCAGGCAGACCTGAGTGAACCCTCACAGAAAGCCTCCTCCAGCCCCTACACCACCCCGAACAACCGTTACGGCCACCAGAACGGCGCCAGCTACACTTGGCAGTTTGAATCCAACAAGTTCCAGATCCTCAAGTGTATGGAGTGTGGGAGTTCCCATAACACACTGCAAGAGCTGAGAGCCCACATGATGGTGACAGGACACTTCCTGCGGGTGACCAGCTCGGTGGGAAAGAGAATCAAAACACTTCCTGAGGCCACCTCCCCCAACCCCGGGAGGGTTGCCACACCTACCGAACAGAGGGTCCAGTCTGTCCCGCTCGCGCCCTCCAccttctctcctccacctcttcaaACTACGACGACTCCCCCCGCCGCCTCCCCTCCTCTTAGAGAGATCAAaaaggaggaggtagaggaggagtgCACTCAGCAAGAGGCCGTTGGAAACGAGAAGCAAGTCGCGAGGGCGTTAgtggggaaggaggaggatggggagaaggaggaaaaaTATGACATCTCAAAGTATAGCTATCTTACTGAAGAGGACCTGAAGGAGAGCCCTAAAGGGGGCTTTGATATCCTCAAATCACTGGAAAACACTGTGACGTCAGCCATCAACAAGGCCCAGAGTGGGAATCCAAGCTGGGGGGGCTATCCGAGCATCCATGCAGCCTACCAGTTCCCCAGTGCCCTCAAGCTCCAACAGGCTAGCATGGAAAAGAATTCCCCACTGAAGTTCTTGTTCAACGGAGGGGACGGAGTGCTGTCCGCCCTCGCCAAGAACCAGCCCCTCATTTCCCCACCTCTTGGTCAGTCCTCCCCCTTCCCAAGCAACAACTTCCAGGCGATGGAGGACTTGGTGAAAAAAGTGACCGAGAAAGTAGCGAAAGTAGAGCAAAGGGTGAAGCAGCTGTCCCCTAAGATGGAGAACCACCTCTCTCCCTGTGGTAGCGAGGCCGGAGAATCGCATAAGGGAGGAGAGGCCGACTCACCTCGGGAATGGAGGGCAGCTACCCCAGCCAATAGCGACAGGGGAAGCCATAGCGACAGAGCATCCCCAGCAACAGAACccaagagagagacagcagtcGAGTCCCCGCTCGCCTCGACGCTGAGATGCAGTACAGCCATTATCACCGGCCATACTCCTCCAGAGCAGCCCTTTGTCAACCCTCTAAGTGCTCTTCAGTCAGTAATGAACATTCATTTGGGGAAAGCAGCCAAGCCCTCCTTGCCAAACCAAGATCCCCTGAGCCTGCTCTCCAGGCTCAGCCAGAGCATGGCTGAGAGGGCTGCCGTGGCCGCTCCTCCCTCACAGACCAAAAAGCCGGAAAGTGTAGTTGATAATAGCTTTTGCCAGCCCAGTGACGACCAGCCTATGGATCTGACGAAGGGGAAAAGTGATAGAGGAGGCTCTGTAGGCTCTGCCCCCCTAACACCTTCATCCACAgcctcctccatctcccccgCCTCCCTTGTTACTCCCGCAAAGCTCACAGTCGTCTCTCCCTACACGTCCAGCAGCCCTCTGCATGAAAACGCGTTGTCGGATATCTCAGACATGCTGAGGAACCTGACACAGTCCCACCACGTCCCAAAGCCTGCCTCGCGGTCCCGGGTCACAGACAAAGCCGAGATCGTGGGCGCTACTCACGACGACGACGACGCATCCCTGCACGGCCACAAGCGCAAAGGCCGTCACTCTAACTGGAACCCccagcacctcctcctcctgcaggccCACTTCGCCTCGAGCCTGAGGCAGACATCGGAGGGGAAGTACATTATCAACGACCTCAGCCCGCAGGAGAGAATGCACGTGTCTCGTTTCACGGGCCTCTCCATGACTACCATCAGCCACTGGCTGGCTAACGTCAAGTACCAGCTAAGGAGGACTGGCAGAACCAAGTTCCTCAAGAACCTGGACTCCGGTCAACCTGTATTCTTCTGTAGTGACTGTGCCTCGCAGATCCGCACCCCAGCGGCGTATGTATGCCACCTGGAAGCCCACCTAGGGTTCAGAATCAGGGACCTGGCCAAGCTGTCCCCCAAACAGACTGTCAGGGACTCCCACACTCTCACTGAGAAACTAGTTCCCCTGGAGTCCTTCCTTTCCCCACAATCACATGACGACAGCAGTAGTAATGGGACAGTGTTCCGCTGCCAGCTCTGCGTCCGTAAATTTGCCACTAAGCACGCCATCAAGCTTCACCTCAGCAAGAGCCATGGGAAGTCTCCGGAGGACCATCTGCTATACGTGAGCGAAGTAGAGAAACACTAA